The Topomyia yanbarensis strain Yona2022 chromosome 3, ASM3024719v1, whole genome shotgun sequence nucleotide sequence gattagttggtagtttaaaactggaaccagaTTCACAAAGATTAAATCTGGCAATTAATATGGTGACGAAAATTGTTCACCGACGAACCTAACTTAGTCGGTTAATTAATCTGTCGacctcgatttcgtcggtcgactgggaaatttatgaactgtcaaattttctatggggaTCATATAGATTGCAAAGAGAATTAGAAAATAAAACAATACCACTATGGCTTTCTGATCAATTTTAGAAGCGCAAATTTTATTTACAGGGCATCTTCATGTTTgtgttttcaacaaagtttAAACCTTATTAAGAACAGTGCTGATAAGTATGGAACTGCATTGAGTTTGAATTAAAGTTTTTACGATTGGTACATATAATAGTTCACTATTCGCACGAGAATCATTCAAACAGACAATATGACTGCCAAATCACATACAAATTTTGTTGACGGTAGTCATATAGTCTCATAGTCAGGTTGCGATTTGCTTTTCGAACGGATTTATTTGCAACAATCCCCAAAAATATCATacacaaaataatttaaataataaaTAGGTCTATCAGTACGTTATTCTTGTGCTCGTTTGATCTGTTAggcatatatatttttttttgttaaaatagGGCTATGAACTTAAAATATTGCTTGGTTTTGAATCGCTGAACAAAAACCACCCAGCCTTGTTTTTGTCTGAAGTTTTCAAAACAGAAATGATGCTTGAAACTAACACTtcaaacaattgaatttttgtTCAGCAAGCAGAACCAAGCCTTCTTATATTATTTCCGCATGCATCACAAAAATGAGCTTCGAAGCATATGGTTGTTGACGGTTGTTAGCAGCGTGATGGATAGCATTGGCATTTGGAGGCGTCTGAGCTTTCAGCTTACTGATCCGAAGTATCCAGATTGTCGTTAAATGGTTGAAAAGTTTGGCCACTCGCTGGTAATTCTCGCtcttttctaaaattaaaaacaaatcaatacagcattttaaaaataatacgTTCTCATATGACGCATCCTACCCATAACACCTGTATAGATTGGACACTCCGGTGTGCAGACAAGCTAGGTAGGTCAATTCTGCGCCATTGTTGTTGTCTGTTTCGATTTCCTTCGTCAGCGGGTCGGACCGTTTACCATACCTTGAGCCTAGGAAAAAACGGTCATTCCGAGGAACTACATTGACCTGTCGAAGGTCCTTCGCACCATACACGTGTGACCGACCGTAGCGACTGCCGACGAAAAACGGTCGTTTATCGCCAACATCTGGAAATAAAGTCAGATATATTATTAGTACCAACTATTCACCATGATATTTAACACAAAACTGACAATATCAAATAGCATACAAATTatgaaattatgaaaaaagtATACGTCCAAGGGCTTCCGTTTTGACTTCATCATTTCAGAATCTGACACACTGTCAGGAACCGTAGCACCAGACTAACGCTAGTCCAAAAAACACTCATTGTGAGGAAtattgataaaggtagacgtatctatctttaccgtgacaaccggccggttgtcacggtaaagatagatacgtctacctttatcaaggacacatgatagtgaactcgagtgattcgtagttattctgcctaagctcgaccctcattatcagaaggcaaaaattaagcccgcacgatattaagcctgttctaatgaccctgccacttctagttttccgatctgtttacttcacatccttgctctcacttgagtactatggctctaagtttcataactttccctacccagtaatctctagctaattgaatgtcgttaaaacgtaaaaaaaaagaaaatgtgactaacatagtcgaaataaaaaaaagggaaaaaagataATTTTTTCATCATGATATGCTGTGTGAAGTTTTGTACAAATAAAAGTCCAccggttttaaaaatattgttttttttcgcttcccagTCAACTACGACCTTCGTGCAAAATGGGTCCGGTTCTGTGGTTTACCAGAAAAGTACAACATTACGGATAGCTGCAATGCTTGAAGCAACTTTTAGTAGGCACCAtaatgataaaagttatatgtTTTACCTTGCCTTAGAGATAcgaatcagatttttttttcaaaatattttaactcaCTATCACAATACTTTCCAAAATTCATTCATCAGATTGTAACAAGTCTTCTGCTCGATTAAAAtgacattgacaggtctcgtgctcgattggaatgacactgacagataaatggcaaacaaacgattgacgtatcgagtctttatccagagggattcagcgtcgttagtGTAAACGTACTTCAATTTTATTATCTTCCATACATGCGATGATCGTGATTTTAACGATGCCATATTCGacgtcgtgttgcatgttgttcgtTGCAATGATTTTACAATTCTGCCTCGCCTAAACTTTTGAACGTTATCAGTACACTATTACGTGTGTGATGTAGCTGTATATAGGACACTTTCGCGgggttaaattttattttcacccAAAGCAACTGTTCCATCTCGCGCAACGTAGGTCTAATACGAATTTGTTTAATTTGTTGACAAATTTCTTAATCACTACTAGTACAATCATCTCAACACGCACCAGCACTTGTCCTAATTGCAATCTCTTGTATTTTCCTACTAAAcgatttttcattgaaaatcaaacaataaatttgtttcAGAATTTCAAAACACTTGATTcacaagataattttttttctaaatttttacaATTCTCTCGAATTCATCTGCATACACTTAAAACACATAGaagtttgtttgttgtttgattTGCCTGAAATGATCCAAGCGATAATGCTTTCTTTATCAATTTTTGTACGAAATAGAAATCTATAATTATCATGAACATTCTTCATACGGATACGATGGACCGCACTATTTACACTTTTTATATGACACATTCTGTCAAATTTGTTAATGTTAAGAATTCTCCTCGTCTGTAGCTAACAGCTGATTGAGACGACAGTTAGACACAAAATCCAATTATAAGATGCAAATTTCGTGTACAGTTCtcaacaaacatatgattacggcttaaaagccaactgtcaaaactctctttgaaaggaaattcaggacaaaccgttactggctaaacacagttcatagcagttaatgaaagagaaaacttttttcttttgtttactaccaacatgtatgattggcgagtaacggttcacccggaattccctttcaaagagaattttgacagttggcttttaagccgtaatcatatgtttgtcgagagttgAAGCAACTGTACACGCGAGTTGCGTGAAATGTTTGATTCTAATGTCTAGCTAGTGGCCCAGTCAGTTGTTCGCTATTGACGAGGAACAAAAATCCCATTTCACTTCAACACGACTTCACTTCAACGCTCCTCAAGCTCTATCTATAAGTGTCTATATCTTCACTGTTCTCCAATAGAttctaaaattttcatcatCCACCGATAACCCCaggtttgtagggtaaatgatcTTGAGCGGGACTATTTGTTGTATTTTCTGCAGTATCGTCGATACATACCACGATTTCggtaaaaaattagaaaaatattttagaaaacacGTATTAGATGAAAGGTAAAAGTAATAAttcgacgtcaacatttcataaggcattatatacaatatgctcatgttgagaaaatggcgtctgaaaaattacctcgtactttatattcccatttatgaacaggagcttgatttaaggactaaacaactcaatgccgtgttaaattacccattttttccgaataatataacagatttattaaaaaaaattgtattttgaacgttttttgtagataaatgttttggtcccttttgaaacatcgcactggttttgtgccctctcccataatcccttttcggcgagacgttagcttatagtgcgtgcgggtgagcccttttgtttacagcaaatgattatgtgacgtttattttgatccctttcttggtgttgcgatgtttttgttcccttttcaagtatagtctttttcgttaagaaaagggcccataaacaaatttttccgttttgttgtttggtgtttatgagccgttaatttttgaggggaagtgaaagggaacataagcaaaacaagttattttgcttatgtgccttttcgatAATCCATTATTTCCCCAACAGCCAGGTttcagaatcggcttatttaaggtatgtataaagctttgttagtgtccatttgaaggaagtattaaccggaattgtttacgttttgtttatcggcccatttgaaatgttctcgtcgaaTTGTGATAATTTGGGGAATGGAATTTAAATGTTACTGTGATTGGGACCAGAATAACAGTTTTACTAATTGAAGAATATTTATCATGAGTGGAAAAGTGTGTATCTTGAATGgaactaaaaataattttgattaggACAATAGTTTTAGCCCACTTTAAACGCTTCAACATGTTTCAAATGAATTATTGGTATCTCAAAAGGGTAAACAAtatgttttgaaatatttcaatatcTCTATAATATCTCTATGAAATGTATCGAGAGTATATTCTATCGAAACATTCCAAAAACAAATCAGACACAACTTCTTAAACCCCTGAGTTTAAATTTTCTGCATAACAAAATGCTACCAAAAATAGCTCCTCTAGGAGTGAATAGCAGAAACTGGTAGTCTCAATCACAATTATTTGTAGTGCGattcaatgttaaaaaaaacataatcATACTTTATTTAAAACCTAATTCATTAGTATCTCCAATCGATTTGCTTGAAAATATACAGGTGTTACTACTTCTTGTATAGTATTGAAAAGTGTGAAAATAATCACACTTTTCCTTTAACATtttactaatgagatgaatatggAAGCTTTTACCCTATAGTTCTAGAAATCATATAAAAATCATATCCACTTCACAAGATGAAGTCATCGTTCAAATGTATTCATTTCGCATTTCTTTCAATGCAGTTTATCTGTAACTTAGCTTGTTATCTTTACTGTGCCAGCCACGGTTGTTTATCTTTGATGGAACCATTAAAAGTTCTCATATCTGTTGCGATTGAGATACTGATATGTTGTTTCTATTTATCATCTAGAAAGTGAGAAATGGAACCGCTTCAGATCCAGTAGATAGTTACCGATGTAAAGTTGAGATGATCGATTTCGCAATAATTGTTGTTCCAATTGAATTACGGAGTAATTTTTCCCTTCGTTTCTAATTCATATTATTGTCAAATTTAAGAGCGTTTTCTTTTAATGTATTTCACTTGCAACACTGTTTGCTTGGTAGAACAACTCtatgcaaaaaatcaaaatataatataaaaattataaGTTATGAAAGAATGAACTTTCCTCTATCATTTGCGAACAACATCACAAGAACACGGTGCTGCAGTGATTTtatacttttcaagtgaccttgTATAGGTTGTAAATCTCATCAAATGCATCACAGAACAATGCATGAAAAATtttgtataccctcaaaatcttggtTTATAGCAAAAAACTACTTTCCAGAACTTTCGTCACTAAAAACTTTTCTACGCGGTcacttttcaaccgattttgaatttcaaattcaagaagaagaaatgacctttccaacggtatgctatgttatgttcttttgtcaaaaatatgcagttttagGACAACAACAGGAAAACAACATAATTtagcgattttttcatgaaaaacatgaaaagtgCGCAGCATTCTTCTAAAGAAGTGTCtttgtttcaacaaaaatttagagAGCATTTAGTTCTGCATCTAGCGACCTATTTAAGTATTTATCATAACAATCGGTTGAAAATGGCAGAattattaaccctagaacgttgcacttgcgttttctaCCCTAgcacgttgcactggggtacaagcgtaccccacgcgtttgatcgcgatttacgcaggtaaaaatgcaaacaaaataaatgtGTTATGGGTACagtattttctttgttttttaattgcgaaaacagctgtgtaagtgaaagtacgcaatttattgaatcaatgttACATAAATGAGTTTGGACAAAAAAGtggaaaaatcgcggttttgactttAACAAAtaactataactttgcgaattttcaaccgatttgaaataagtgaaataaatcaaatgattctaaaagttgaaagaatggtctagcaacggtataaaatggaattttgatatttttgaaaatgtgcAATTATTTGGTAGAGTGAAAGATTGAATCtcgtgttttgaaaaataccacgaaatggggaggaaattgaaatgaaaaaaatatatctgaCCAGTAATACGTTGGTAACACGTAAcgctactgttacagcagttactgtgcgcaaattatacttgcgagctattattttgaaaaactataaaaaataaacaataaaacaataaaaatcagcaaaaattagaacaattttttttctacttcaaaatagagatggtcgggtttctaTTTTTTCGatcccgaacccgacccgaacccgaaggtttgaaaattaaaaaaaaacccgaacccgaaatattaaaattttaaaaacccgaacccatttgaaaattgcaaaacccaaacccgacccgaacccgaaaataaaaattttgtaaaacccgagcccgacccgaacccgatattttcaaaatttaaaaaacccgaacccgactccaaccagaaaatttataattcGAGAAACCCGATCTGAACCGGACTCGTTAATACGAAGAATCCACCAAAGATCccgaagatttttaaatttaggcaTCCGAGCTGAATCCAAGGATCATCCAAAAGAATCATCCAAAGCTCATCCAAAATAgttatagaatcactcgaacctgaagtagcaccatacgcgatCAGTTATATCTACCTATGGCAAATCGAATTACTGGGGAGAGAAAttggcatttatatttactattattaaaCGTcgcatttgtaatgttctgagaaacttataaatcatCGATATCTTCATCGGAAAGTAGGATAAATCGGCTAACGGCTAACGCATGGGGAAACAAGAGGCATAATgacaaggggtgagtcgcttataACAATGTGCCATACACCCTGTATCACCTGCGCTAACACGATATAAGATTGCGATTCACAGTAAGACACGCTCATTTCAttcgttaccacaatgtgtggcacaatgagGCACGCTTCTGAcgacagtttacacgacgtcacccgcgttactggttggtacggtcaaacttAAACTTTTTTCGaagggtgtcaatcaagattctctgTCGCATTCTtgatgtcacatcattagctagTACAGTAtgcgcgccagtagagatgcctcgacatctccaatggagttcTCGGTACGACTTCAAACTTCTACAAATCCGCTCATGGCTTGAACAGAgcacacaatatttttaagatTAGTTCCTTAAAATAGTGGAAATTCATGTACTTTCATGAAGGAATTCGAATCATGCAACGGCCTAGCCCGGGGACAAtttgacagaaagtgcttgtttcatatatgtaccactgatttgatagtggcgctagtatgccatTACCATATGAGTGCCATCGTTGATAGATTGTCTCTACTTCCCGTAGACTCTTCTTGCTTGAACCaatatattttccgaaaaatttactttgacttgCTATATTCATGACTATAATGAAAAGTATATCGCATAGAGATTTACacttattgttgaatgctctctcatgagtACTCGTTTGAAAAAGCAAATAATTCGGACAGTtagcgaatctgaagagaagaaattttatacatgaataaaaaatacaatagtggagcatcagaaaatataacgaattctagcgatttagGGGTGGGAAAAtttagtacggttatatgtgtcatccattcgtatcacgaagtaaagtaaagtaaacaaagttaataCTAAAAAAGAGACTGGGTGTTTTGTGTAGACGCaaacagcgtcaagaaatggttgagTGTGATCCGAGATGCATTATAATATaggtgttcacattcgtcaagTTTGAGTGTGTTTGTTTGTTGCTATTGAAATTAGTCATGACGGCCCAGGACCGCGAAGCACATaatcaacaaaccgaccaatcgaaacgaagcttgtaagcacgtggtaaaaataagtttggcgtccgggatcgcaaaagagcaaatgtttacatcactaaccaatcagaatgaagtatgagaccacgtgcttctgttttcttcttcattcttcttgtttgcccgaaaaaagtgacagctgatgcacacatatttttttttagtttttatttcgattatagaggttttaaccttaaggtcattcacctcttcgggttagaaaaatctcttatgaaaattttctaaccctatatgcggggtcgggactcgaacccaggtgcgctgcgtacaaggcaattgatttaccaactacgctacgcccacccctcagctgatgcacacatagaaaaaaaaatgtgtacaccTGTACACACCTCGGGTGTGATCTGTTCAAAatcccgaacccgacccgaattcAAAAAGtccaaattcgaaaaacccgaacccgacccgaacccgaaaatttaaaatttcaaaaaccaggacccgaacccgagaaattgaaatttgaaaacccgaaacccgacccgagcccgaaaagtttaaatttacaaaacccgaacccgtcgggtccgggtccaaaaacccgaacccgaccatctctacgttcgagattaaattaaattaattgagtaattgattaaaaacaattatataatactaattgttacttacgtagtaaaacaaccagtatttaaactggtattgtcacgaatcacatttccactaacagcacgaaacctgacgaaatgctaacggcaaccgtatactggggtacaaatgtaccccatgccaactttgacacctgcttccacgaaggctataagaaAACTGGCTACactaccttttcctactcttactaggaactttaaattgaattatggttaggttCCCAGGccagtaaatgccgaattctcgtcttcacacggctccaaagaaggcgtgggatACATTTGTactccagtgcaacgttctagggttaatttttatccaaattagaaacttgctcgcatgattCTTTCTTATTTTATCTACAAAGTTCACATACTACATACttaagtttctaatttggaaaatatttatgaCTGCCATTTTTTAAGCGACTTTCATGGTAAATGGGCCGTTAGATGCAGAAATAAATTTCTCTgcaattattcatttaatgaaagaCACTTAATAAAAAATGTGGACGAATTTTCAtatttataatgaaaaaatcgcaaaataatggtaAATTTCCTGTTGTTGTTCTAAAACCGCATAGTATTTTCAACAAAAggacataacatagcataccgctggaaaggtcatttcttcttATTTTCATaacgttaaaaaattaaaaattaattgaaaaatgaaCGCGTGCATATTTTTTTAGTGCCGTAAGtcctgaaaaatagttttttggaAGTTAAGTCTAAAATGGTTTCACAGGAGGCTATTTGGTATGGAGACCAATGTTCACACACttattttatttgccaaatagctGGGTTTAGTTGAATGCACAATTCAAAATAATTAGAAGGCTTGAAAAATCTCATCATTTAGCCGAAAATCAGATTTCAGATTCGACCTGATATAGGACACCTTTGATGTCCTAAAAATTAGGAGAAATAGATAAGATAAGACCAATTAAGTATGCATCTTCAGAATATACACTTATGATTACACgacctaaaactttgtcgaagacaccatctTTTTCTAGCATTAATAAAAGTTGATAACAACATCGTCCTTGCGACTGAATTTCGAACTAATTTAATACGATCAAACAAAGCGCTAGGTGTTATAtagtaacgtatgcggaatgaaatttggacaacgcttccagcatttgcataccttttgtacaaaaggctGATTACCCTCCAAATGTACCACAACTGCGTCCAAATGAGGTTTTCTGGGATAATTTGAAGCAGAGAGTATATGCCTACAATTTTCGACCCAAAACTAACAAACTTGATAATCAAAAGTAAGAATGAAATTAAGAATATGCCAACATTTTTTCGAAAcctttgcaaaaagttcctgCAAACTGTCGTGAAGCTTCTCAAATAGGCTTTTATTCCACATACGttaactttgccaaagacaccataactttaatttattaatttaatttatttatttatttcgtcaatcgatgtagactggtatagttacagtaatgtttacatttttcttatttactaaaatatatatatatacgtaattttattataaataaaacaatttcagcttttacagaatcattttcttatgcgttagaatttcttttatgtataaaatattgtgtgagttttagtttggacattgtaaaatcaattgattcgcaatagcggttgtaaacagccatcattcgatttatagggccatattttgcataatttgtgcgatatggagttattgagaatatgcttcggtttcgtagctgtcgagaaggtgcataaaagttcaatttggataaaatttcggctgaatcaatacgatgcgagacgatattattaatgaacgaaagcattgcaaattcacgacgttccttcaatgtttgtatattgataagcatgcagcgtgcttcataagatggcaaaggaaatgctatccaacctagtttacgaagggcaaataatatgaattgtttttgtacagattctattctttcttcatgtgtgcttgaaaaagggcaccaaacgatgctgcaatattccaatatcgacctaacataagcaatatataatgttttgattgtatacggatctacaaaatgataactaaagcgttttataaaactgagcatgttgttagctttgtgaataattgtgttataatgatcaataaaatttaacttggaatctaatataacgcctaaatccctaattctttcacattttgctacagtctgtcttcctaaggtaatcacaacattcgatgtttgtcgttttctactaaaagtgattgaattgcattttttcacgtttagctgtaggaggcttttttgacaccacgtgtggaaaactagaatttcgttttggaatgtatcaatatcctcggcatttcttatctccaagtaaagtttcatgtcatcggcatagattagtactttcagttttttgagaaggaaggaaatatcgttcacatataaaataaacaatagaggtcctaaatgagagccttgtggaactcctgaggtgacttcaattggattggattgctttcctttgaatttgattatttgctggcggttggatagatatgattctaaccacgtacgcagctcaggctcaattcccatcttttttaatttataaagtaacattgggatgtcgattcgatcaaatgctttactaaagtctgtgtaaagtgcttcgacgtagtttccattgtccattgcaatcagtgaatagttaataaattctagtaaatttgttgaggtcgaacgacctttgaagaagccatgttggaggttagtaattctgttttttatttgaagaaatattttttcgttaatgattgattcaaaaagtttcggaatgctggagattatggctattccacgataattgcgaacgtcagattttttcccagatttatatataggtactaagaaagaactcttccatgttttgggaaactctccagattgtaaagacatattaaagagccagaacaatggagttgtaagctcggttgctaggtttttcataaataatggtggaattccatcagggccagcaccttttgatgaatccaaatggtttagagcattgaaaatgtcctccactatgacatgactgacaccaatatccataggaaaatctggaataaaagcaaaataatcgcgatcgcggtcttgttcagaaaaagttgtatatatttcttggaagaatgttgcaaataggttgcagatttctttcgggctattatgtacgttgtcatccaagtgcattgttgatgggaaattgtctgattttaatttagttttgacgtagttaaaaaaattctttggactggatttaatctgctgttcagttttggagttgtaatccgcaagtgcagaatctatggcaatatttagtttatcgcaaatgtcgagatattgttccaagtgctcgttattttgatttttttttcttgtatagcttgtgggctttttgtttcctatttttcagatttttaatttgcctattgtaccaaataggatgcttcgagctaccgtgtcgtcttttcttcttaatgggcacctcttcatgaataatttcgaaaattattttgtaaaatacgtccagggcggtttcaatattcgcttcattcctaagagtattttgccagtcgacattacctaccttccgtctgatattgtcataattagctttatggtattcaaagacttcctcaaagtcatagacgt carries:
- the LOC131689237 gene encoding RYamide neuropeptides isoform X2, producing the protein MMKSKRKPLDVYFFHNFIIYVGDKRPFFVGSRYGRSHVYGAKDLRQVNVVPRNDRFFLGSRYGKRSDPLTKEIETDNNNGAELTYLACLHTGVSNLYRCYGKERELPASGQTFQPFNDNLDTSDQ
- the LOC131689237 gene encoding RYamide neuropeptides isoform X1, which translates into the protein MNLIARSQSATVYTVTLILFSIVLLMGGHMCSADPSLEPNSLFGADEKHVGDKRPFFVGSRYGRSHVYGAKDLRQVNVVPRNDRFFLGSRYGKRSDPLTKEIETDNNNGAELTYLACLHTGVSNLYRCYGKERELPASGQTFQPFNDNLDTSDQ